The region TATCTACAGGGGCAGATTTTGCTGAAGTATTTGCGGAAAGAACGTTAAGTAAAAATATCAGCATGATAGACAGTAAGGTAAGTGAAATTACGGATTCCTTATTGTCCGGTGTCGGAATTCGTATACTTATGGGAACAAGAAGTGTTTATGCCTCAACTACCGATTTAAGTTATAGCGGTTTAATTAATTGCGCAGCGCAGGTAGCTTCTGCATTGTCTGGTGTACCAAATGGAAAAAGTATTCATTTAACAGAAAGAATTTTTGGTGACATTCATCCAATCCGTATTGTACCTTCCAGTGTTTCGAATGCACAGAAAATTGACCTTTTAAAAGAGGGCTATTTTAGTGCGAAGAATTACCATAAAGAAATAGCTCAGGTCATGGGAAATATTCTTGATGTAGATCATAATATTATGATAGCAAATAGTGATGGACTTTATACAGAGGACCGTCAAGTAAGAACAAGAATGGTAATTTCAGCAATTGCAAGTAAAGATGGTGAAAACCAGACGGGATCTTTTGCTCCAGGTAGACGCATGGGACTTGAGATGTTTGATATGATCTCCCCAAAGAGTATCGGTGAAAAGGCAGCAAAGCAAGCAATAACAATGCTTCATGCGGACTATTGCCCGGCAGGAAATTATCCGGTGGCAATTGAGAACGGATTTGGAGGAGTTATCTTCCATGAGGCATGCGGTCACTCCTTAGAATCGTCTTCCGTTGCTCTTGGACAGTCCGTGTTTAGTAATAAATTAGGAAAGCAGATTGCGAATCCAAAAGTAACTGCAATAGATGACGGAACAATTTCAAATGCTTGGGGATCAATCAATGTAGACGATGAAGGAAATTCATCTAGAAGAAATGTTTTAATTGAAAATGGTATATTAAAATCGTATATGATAGATAAACTAGGTGGACGTCGTATGGGTATGGAAGCAACAGGTAACTGTAGACGTCAAAGCTATGCTTGGGAACCAACCTCACGTATGACTAATACAATGATTCTGGCTGGTCAGGATAAGAACGAAGATATTATATCCTCTATGGAGTATGGATTATATGCTGCAGACATGGGTGGCGGATCAGTAAATCCGATTACCGGAGAATTCAACTTTTCTGTAAGAGAAGGTTACATGGTACGAGACGGTAAGATTTGTGAGCCAGTCCGTGGTGCTAGTCTAATTGGTAAAGGATCAGAGATTTTAATGAATATTGATATGGTCGGTACAAACCTTGCAACAGGACAGGGAATGTGCGGATCCTCCAGTGGTAGTATACCAACGGATGTTGGTCAACCATTACTACGAGTATCATCAATTACGGTTGGTGGAAGGTAGTACGAAATAATAGGTAGCTTACACTTCTTATTCATGACAAGGAAATGTTCGCGAAACGTGCTTTTTATAATACATGACAAGGAATCGTTAGCGAAGCGTGTTATTTCCTGTATATAGCATATCACATTGGTATGTAGGTGTGGTATGAAAGTGTTAATATAAACTTAGATCGAAAATAGAGGTTAGGAGGAACGCTATGAATTATAATGAATTTAAACAAGCAGTGATTGAAGCAGCAAAAGAGGCTGGTTTAACGGAATATGAGCTTTATTATAGTATGACGTCTAGTATTGATACCGAGATTCATAAGGAAGATGTTAAAAGCTTTAGTAGTAGTAAAAATGGTGGTGCATGCTTTCGTTGCATCATAAATGGGAAAATGGGATATGCAGCAACCGAAAAATACGATGAAGAAGAAGCGAGAAATATTATCATAAGAGCAATGGATAATGCTTCATCAATTGAAAGTGAAGATGAAGTAGTTCTTTATGGTGAGAGAGACACTTATGAACAGGTTACAAAAAAAGCTGAGACTCTTCCGAGTGCAGATTTATTAATAGAAAAAGCGATTGCATGTAATAAAGCAACTTATGAGCAGGATTCACGTGTCATTGATGCAACAGAAAGTGGAGCATTTGCATCTACCGTAAGTGTTAGCATCTATAATTCTAAGGGTCTTGACTTAAATCATGAAGTATCGCTATCTGCTGTTTATTCAGTAGCTGTTATAGAAGAAAAAGAAGAAATGTTAGATTCCTTCGATTTTCAATTAGGAAATATGGAAGCCGTTAATGTAAATAAAGTTGCAAAGAAAGCGGTAGAGGGTGCAGTAGAGCAAATCGGTGCTGTTAAAGCAGCTTCTGGTAAGACTAGGGTTGTATTTTCAGAAAAGATGATGGCAACTATGCTTTCTACCTTTGCAGAAATTTTTTCCGCGGAAAATGCACAAAAGGGATTATCTTTATTACAGAGTAAGGAAAATACTGCAATTGCCTCGGATGTTGTAACGATTGTGGATGATCCTTTTTATTTAGGTTCCACACTCCAGATGCCATTTGATGCAGAAGGTGTTGCTACCTTTACCAAAGAAATAGTTAAGGATGGAAGGCTTAACACACTTCTTTATAATTTAAAAACTGCGAAAAAGGCAGGAATTAAGAGTACAGGAAATGCTTCTAAATCAACATACTCCTCAAGTGTATCCACACTCCCATATTATTTTTATATAAAACCAAGCAGTAAAACAAAAGAAGAATTATTTACTATAGCAGGAGATGGGTTATACATCACAGAACTTCAGGGTATGCACGCAGGAGCAAATCCAACTACGGGTGATTTTTCATTAGGAGCTTCCGGATTTATTATCAAGGACGGAAAGAAGGGAAGTTGTGTAAAAGGATTTACAGTAGCAGGTAATTTCTATAAGCTTCTTCATAGTATTGAAGCAATTTCTAATGAGCTTGAGTTTATTCTTCCGAAGGGTCTAAGCAGTTTTGGAGCACCATGTGTCCTAGTATCAGAACTGTCAATCGCAGGATAATAAAAAAATAACCGTAATTTGTTGCTGTAATGCGCTTATTCCGTTGACTAAATCAACCTAGATGCTATACTAATCTTCAAAGCACAACATCAGTAATATAGAGTGAGATGTTGTATGAAGGACATGAGGGTTACAGTAATGAGGATAACAAGGGGGAAAAAAGAAAAGAGTGCGGAGATAATTGGATGGAGGAAGAAACTTCTATTCGGTTGTGTTTTTTTGCTTGCTACCCTTGTATTGGCAGTCGTATTTGCACCTTTTATATTGGTATATTACATTACAAGAGGACCAGTCCTTTACCAAGTGGAAGCTTCTTTTGATCATCCGTTACAAGAGGTTTATAAGGCTTCGGATTTTTTATTGGAAGATAAGATGCTTCCTATTAGAACTCAAGATGGTTTCTCCTTATGGGCATCTGAAATAGAGGTTGAGAATCCAAAAGCTATTGTTATCTATCTGACGGATCTCAAGCAACCTTCTATCACATATTTTTATGGTCATGCAAAATGGATGAAGGATAATGGGTATGCCTCGATACTATTAGAAACTAGAGGTCACGGAGAAAGTGATGGTGACGTAATAGGCCTTGGTTATACTGAAGTTAATGATGTAAAGGCTGTTGTCGAATATATACAGAAACAGGAATGCTATCGAGATGTTCCAATTGTTCTTCAAGGATTTTCTATGGGTGGAGCAGTTGCAATTAATGCCTTTGGGCAAATACCTGAAATTGATGCATTGATTGCGATGTCTGCTTATACGAGTACTGAAGATGCTATGATTGATTCGATGAGGGATCATGGAGTTCCAGAGTTCCTATGTAAAATTGAGCGCCCATTAATTAAGTTTGCTTTGTCCATAGTGTTTGGAAGAGACGCTGTAGAGACATTAAAGCCAATTGAACAGATTAAGAACGCGAATGATCGCCCCGTATTTTTTATTTCCAGCAAAGAGGATTTGAAAGTTTCATTAGAGAATATCAGACGATTTCGAGAAGTCAATCCTGAGGCGGAATACTGGGTAAGAGACTCTGCGGCACATTTAGATATTGATGATAACGATTTTACTAATGTAGAAAAAGATACGGAATATTGTAATCGAATCTTAGATTTTTTAGACAAAGTTAAAAAAGCAAAGCAAAACGTCCTGAGCATGACGAAAAA is a window of Lachnoclostridium phytofermentans ISDg DNA encoding:
- a CDS encoding TldD/PmbA family protein gives rise to the protein MISKSILNAVLAKALSTGADFAEVFAERTLSKNISMIDSKVSEITDSLLSGVGIRILMGTRSVYASTTDLSYSGLINCAAQVASALSGVPNGKSIHLTERIFGDIHPIRIVPSSVSNAQKIDLLKEGYFSAKNYHKEIAQVMGNILDVDHNIMIANSDGLYTEDRQVRTRMVISAIASKDGENQTGSFAPGRRMGLEMFDMISPKSIGEKAAKQAITMLHADYCPAGNYPVAIENGFGGVIFHEACGHSLESSSVALGQSVFSNKLGKQIANPKVTAIDDGTISNAWGSINVDDEGNSSRRNVLIENGILKSYMIDKLGGRRMGMEATGNCRRQSYAWEPTSRMTNTMILAGQDKNEDIISSMEYGLYAADMGGGSVNPITGEFNFSVREGYMVRDGKICEPVRGASLIGKGSEILMNIDMVGTNLATGQGMCGSSSGSIPTDVGQPLLRVSSITVGGR
- a CDS encoding TldD/PmbA family protein, producing MNYNEFKQAVIEAAKEAGLTEYELYYSMTSSIDTEIHKEDVKSFSSSKNGGACFRCIINGKMGYAATEKYDEEEARNIIIRAMDNASSIESEDEVVLYGERDTYEQVTKKAETLPSADLLIEKAIACNKATYEQDSRVIDATESGAFASTVSVSIYNSKGLDLNHEVSLSAVYSVAVIEEKEEMLDSFDFQLGNMEAVNVNKVAKKAVEGAVEQIGAVKAASGKTRVVFSEKMMATMLSTFAEIFSAENAQKGLSLLQSKENTAIASDVVTIVDDPFYLGSTLQMPFDAEGVATFTKEIVKDGRLNTLLYNLKTAKKAGIKSTGNASKSTYSSSVSTLPYYFYIKPSSKTKEELFTIAGDGLYITELQGMHAGANPTTGDFSLGASGFIIKDGKKGSCVKGFTVAGNFYKLLHSIEAISNELEFILPKGLSSFGAPCVLVSELSIAG
- a CDS encoding alpha/beta hydrolase; translated protein: MKDMRVTVMRITRGKKEKSAEIIGWRKKLLFGCVFLLATLVLAVVFAPFILVYYITRGPVLYQVEASFDHPLQEVYKASDFLLEDKMLPIRTQDGFSLWASEIEVENPKAIVIYLTDLKQPSITYFYGHAKWMKDNGYASILLETRGHGESDGDVIGLGYTEVNDVKAVVEYIQKQECYRDVPIVLQGFSMGGAVAINAFGQIPEIDALIAMSAYTSTEDAMIDSMRDHGVPEFLCKIERPLIKFALSIVFGRDAVETLKPIEQIKNANDRPVFFISSKEDLKVSLENIRRFREVNPEAEYWVRDSAAHLDIDDNDFTNVEKDTEYCNRILDFLDKVKKAKQNVLSMTKKAYFLL